The Conexivisphaera calida genome includes a region encoding these proteins:
- a CDS encoding proteasome subunit beta codes for MLSGRAIALLYNTGNSVNGAGGMATKTTGTTTVGLIFNGGVVLATDKRVTMGYFIAHRQGRKIYQIDDHLGITISGVVADAQAVIDVLRYGAKQYRVEQGRPMPVRSAASMAANLFFSYRLFPLIADVLIGGFDGSPGLYNIDFFGAMSSEKYVSTGSGSPVAYGVLESGYREGLSEDDAVSLAVKAVHYAMKRDSASGDGIDAVILDARGYREVDQETKRRIVSALG; via the coding sequence GTGCTTTCTGGGAGGGCAATAGCTTTGTTATACAACACCGGGAATAGCGTCAACGGCGCGGGAGGTATGGCCACCAAGACCACCGGCACCACTACGGTCGGCCTCATATTCAATGGCGGAGTAGTGCTGGCCACTGATAAGAGGGTCACCATGGGCTACTTCATAGCTCATCGCCAGGGTAGAAAGATATACCAGATAGATGATCATCTAGGGATAACGATATCCGGGGTCGTCGCCGATGCGCAGGCGGTAATAGACGTGCTCAGGTACGGCGCTAAGCAGTACAGGGTGGAGCAAGGTCGTCCCATGCCAGTTAGATCAGCTGCATCGATGGCGGCCAATCTTTTCTTCTCGTACAGGCTTTTCCCCCTGATAGCTGACGTCCTCATAGGGGGCTTCGACGGATCACCTGGGCTCTACAACATAGATTTCTTCGGCGCTATGAGCAGCGAGAAGTACGTGTCGACGGGCAGCGGTTCACCAGTCGCATATGGAGTATTGGAGTCCGGTTACCGTGAGGGGCTTTCGGAGGACGACGCAGTGTCGCTCGCGGTTAAGGCGGTACACTACGCTATGAAGAGGGACTCCGCATCCGGCGATGGCATAGACGCCGTGATCCTCGACGCTCGCGGCTACAGGGAAGTTGACCAGGAGACCAAGCGGCGGATAGTATCTGCCTTGGGTTAG
- a CDS encoding sn-glycerol-1-phosphate dehydrogenase, whose protein sequence is MDAGTARKRHLMRLPERVVVGDDLLGTVGDEIREVREAKRALVITGPNVGRMFGEVVGRSLRDAGLDHGILIVDSPTKDEARRAAERAREFDVIIGLGGGKPIDVAKYAAHLAGIWFASVPTSAAHDGIASPMASLKDSDAPYSEMMSPPRIVIADIRAISSSPPNLSRSGFGDLLAKVTATKDWRLAKVEVGEYYGEYAAHLALLSAQVVMSNRKLIGRMDEDGIRVLVEALISAGVAAGIAGSSRPCSGSEHLISHALDIISQGKGLHGEKVGISTTIAARLHGMNWRRILRALDDVGAPTSFGQLGIAREEVCRAIVMAPSIRPNRYTILHKVRPDHAQACSLVDELGVA, encoded by the coding sequence TTGGATGCGGGCACGGCGAGGAAGAGACATCTCATGAGGCTTCCTGAGCGCGTCGTGGTCGGGGACGACCTCCTGGGCACCGTGGGGGATGAGATAAGGGAGGTGCGCGAAGCCAAGAGGGCACTCGTCATCACGGGGCCGAACGTCGGGCGCATGTTCGGCGAAGTCGTGGGAAGGAGCTTGAGGGATGCTGGACTTGATCATGGAATATTAATCGTAGATTCGCCGACCAAGGACGAAGCAAGAAGGGCGGCGGAAAGGGCCAGGGAATTCGATGTTATAATAGGTCTGGGCGGCGGAAAACCGATAGATGTTGCGAAGTACGCCGCACACCTGGCAGGCATATGGTTCGCGAGCGTGCCTACAAGCGCCGCGCACGACGGCATAGCAAGCCCGATGGCGTCCCTCAAGGACTCGGATGCGCCCTACAGCGAGATGATGTCGCCGCCCAGGATAGTGATCGCAGATATACGCGCCATCTCATCATCCCCGCCGAATCTCTCAAGGAGTGGGTTCGGGGACCTGTTGGCGAAGGTCACCGCGACCAAGGATTGGAGACTGGCCAAGGTAGAGGTAGGCGAGTACTACGGCGAGTATGCGGCACATCTGGCGCTCTTGAGCGCACAGGTAGTTATGTCCAACAGGAAATTGATAGGGAGAATGGACGAGGATGGCATCAGGGTGCTCGTGGAGGCGCTCATAAGCGCCGGGGTCGCCGCTGGAATCGCCGGCAGCAGTAGGCCGTGCAGTGGGTCCGAGCACCTGATAAGCCACGCCCTGGACATCATCTCCCAGGGCAAGGGGCTTCACGGCGAGAAGGTGGGCATATCGACGACAATAGCGGCCAGGCTCCACGGCATGAACTGGAGACGGATCCTCAGGGCTTTGGATGACGTCGGAGCTCCGACGTCATTCGGCCAACTGGGAATAGCCAGGGAAGAGGTCTGTCGGGCTATAGTAATGGCACCCTCGATAAGGCCCAATAGATACACAATACTTCACAAGGTGAGGCCGGACCACGCTCAGGCCTGCTCGCTCGTGGATGAGTTGGGGGTGGCCTGA
- a CDS encoding beta-CASP ribonuclease aCPSF1 produces MNQVSKENQTLVARILSELKPEAKVSRIEYEGPRIAIYTDNPRYFVDNGNVIGQLVVELRKRIIVKASESARKPPEEVRDYIMSVVPRDAGINRIFFDTVLGEVLIEAANAKLLQIPELSEQEFFARTGWRPRIRQSSPIPSPAVEQMYYAMTDVEERMSFLRSAGERIFRDRVYPKSEVVLTVLGAAREVGRSCLLVSTPESRILLDCGIHPGAKGPLNSYPRLDWLDMSLDDVDAVVISHAHLDHVGFLPVLFKHGYKGPVYMTEPTLALSTLLLMDALKVSQSEGKSAPYSGDDLRMMIAHTVTLPYNLVTDITPDVKLTLYNAGHILGSSIVHLHVGDGAHNVVYTGDFKFDNTRLFQAAYFNFVRAETLVMESTYGSRSDVMPPRVETEQVFAASLRQTLENGGKVLVPVPAVGRAQEIMLVINELIKSGAIPEVPVYLEGMLKEATGIHLLYSDYLSPFLRSEVKETGFDPFLADWYTVVDSPRRRAEIVQERGPSIIMATSGMLEGGPSIYYFSELAENPANKVLFVSYQVPGTTGRHVLDSPSKEVNLFDPSTGRMRVLRVNAAVERIEGFSGHSDFNQLTRYVSRLQRKVRRVLVIHGERKKAEEFAFHLQQHMKVNSYAPQLLDSIRLY; encoded by the coding sequence ATGAACCAGGTCTCCAAGGAGAATCAAACGCTCGTCGCAAGGATACTCAGCGAGCTCAAGCCGGAGGCCAAGGTCTCCAGAATAGAGTACGAGGGGCCTAGGATAGCCATCTACACGGACAATCCGAGATATTTTGTCGATAACGGCAACGTGATAGGTCAGCTCGTGGTGGAGCTCAGGAAGCGCATAATAGTCAAGGCCTCGGAGTCCGCCAGAAAGCCTCCGGAGGAGGTCAGGGACTACATAATGTCGGTCGTCCCAAGGGACGCCGGGATAAACAGAATATTCTTCGACACCGTGCTGGGAGAGGTGCTGATAGAGGCCGCGAACGCGAAGCTCCTGCAGATACCGGAGCTGTCGGAGCAGGAGTTCTTCGCGCGGACCGGATGGAGGCCTCGGATAAGGCAGTCTTCCCCCATACCATCACCGGCGGTCGAGCAGATGTACTACGCAATGACGGACGTTGAGGAGCGCATGTCGTTCCTGCGCAGCGCGGGCGAGCGCATCTTCAGGGATCGCGTGTATCCGAAATCCGAGGTGGTCCTCACAGTCCTCGGCGCGGCGCGCGAGGTTGGTAGATCCTGCCTGCTCGTCTCCACGCCCGAGAGCAGGATACTGCTGGACTGCGGCATACATCCGGGCGCCAAGGGTCCACTGAACTCCTATCCCAGGCTGGACTGGCTCGACATGTCGCTGGACGACGTGGACGCGGTGGTGATTTCGCACGCGCATCTCGATCACGTGGGATTCCTCCCGGTACTCTTCAAGCACGGGTACAAGGGACCGGTCTACATGACCGAGCCGACGCTTGCGCTCTCCACGTTGCTCCTGATGGACGCCCTCAAGGTATCTCAGTCGGAGGGGAAATCCGCCCCCTACAGCGGCGACGATCTGAGGATGATGATAGCGCACACGGTGACCCTGCCGTACAACCTAGTGACCGACATAACACCGGATGTCAAGCTGACGCTCTACAACGCGGGTCACATACTGGGTTCCTCCATAGTACATCTCCATGTGGGCGATGGAGCACACAACGTGGTCTACACCGGCGACTTCAAGTTCGACAACACCCGGCTGTTCCAGGCAGCATACTTCAACTTCGTCAGGGCCGAGACCCTCGTGATGGAGAGCACGTATGGTTCGCGCTCCGACGTCATGCCGCCGCGCGTGGAGACCGAGCAGGTCTTCGCTGCATCTCTCAGGCAGACCTTGGAGAACGGCGGCAAGGTGCTCGTGCCGGTTCCGGCGGTGGGAAGGGCGCAGGAGATAATGCTCGTGATAAATGAGCTGATAAAGTCAGGGGCCATACCCGAGGTGCCAGTTTACCTCGAGGGCATGCTCAAGGAGGCGACGGGCATACATCTCCTATACTCGGACTATCTGTCCCCATTCCTGCGGTCCGAGGTAAAGGAGACCGGATTCGATCCGTTCCTGGCTGACTGGTACACAGTAGTTGATAGTCCGCGGCGGAGGGCGGAGATCGTGCAGGAAAGGGGGCCATCGATAATAATGGCCACCTCCGGCATGCTCGAGGGTGGTCCCTCCATATACTACTTCTCCGAGCTCGCCGAGAATCCCGCCAACAAGGTACTGTTCGTATCCTACCAAGTGCCCGGCACCACTGGTCGCCACGTGCTGGATAGCCCCTCGAAGGAAGTTAACCTGTTCGATCCGAGCACCGGCAGGATGCGCGTGCTCAGGGTCAACGCGGCCGTCGAGCGCATAGAGGGATTCAGCGGGCACAGCGACTTCAATCAGCTGACTAGGTACGTCTCTAGGCTCCAGAGGAAGGTCCGCAGGGTCCTGGTGATCCACGGCGAGCGCAAGAAGGCAGAGGAATTCGCCTTCCACCTGCAGCAGCACATGAAGGTCAATTCTTATGCTCCTCAGTTACTCGACTCCATAAGGCTGTATTGA
- the sepF gene encoding cell division protein SepF, translated as MSGTGDVRSESQKALYYVTSYSIKTEEDVRKVKEDVRNNFIVILRITPLLERGREITIKVINQIYEYVVSMGGDMARLGEDRIVLTPPGVRIWRDMGT; from the coding sequence ATGAGTGGAACTGGGGATGTGCGCAGCGAGAGCCAGAAGGCGCTCTACTACGTCACAAGCTACTCCATAAAGACAGAGGAGGACGTGAGAAAGGTCAAGGAGGACGTGAGAAATAATTTCATAGTGATACTAAGGATAACGCCACTCCTAGAGAGAGGACGTGAGATTACTATAAAAGTAATAAATCAGATCTATGAGTATGTAGTATCTATGGGTGGCGACATGGCGAGGCTTGGTGAGGATCGCATAGTGCTGACGCCGCCCGGCGTCAGGATCTGGAGGGATATGGGCACCTAG
- a CDS encoding PUA domain-containing protein has protein sequence MAELDSEGFAVVVTREGMMLVGIPEENIYVPVLTDADAIASIKGQVVVDEGAVRHVVNGANVMRPGIKEYTDFEAGDIVVVKEGMYGKPIAVGVALMPSRELASMSKGAVVRNVHHLRDGAWELLHDEDAKRLISKLVK, from the coding sequence TTGGCGGAACTCGACTCGGAGGGATTCGCAGTGGTAGTGACGCGCGAGGGAATGATGCTGGTGGGCATTCCGGAGGAGAATATCTACGTGCCAGTGCTCACCGATGCGGATGCCATAGCGAGCATCAAGGGGCAGGTGGTCGTGGATGAGGGAGCCGTGAGGCATGTGGTAAACGGTGCGAATGTGATGAGGCCCGGGATAAAGGAGTACACGGATTTCGAGGCCGGAGATATAGTTGTGGTGAAGGAGGGAATGTACGGAAAGCCTATAGCCGTTGGCGTGGCGCTGATGCCTTCGCGGGAACTGGCATCCATGTCGAAGGGAGCTGTTGTGAGGAACGTGCATCACCTGAGGGATGGTGCCTGGGAGCTGCTGCACGACGAGGACGCCAAGAGGCTGATAAGTAAATTGGTTAAATGA